A single region of the Neotabrizicola shimadae genome encodes:
- a CDS encoding glycosyltransferase, with protein MAERMDPKLNVQDSLAQLWRDRINLPAQQAAKDAFDLKVELLRYQVSEGLSEIANLQDALGKSNERISELIALQRDTARTLSENETSGSIERPQSAETDRLEAQMSEVLAERDSFAAAITGYDADQAAARERIHRLEAQIVDTLVERDSLAASIASRDAELAAARQRIQMLETVLTSALRRPYWPVGEYVKRRLAMIVSGVLKPFSKRHYQRLRNSAKKRDPRRFLSNRDGTVGFAVPLQHPQDYQEQTRNIIARYFPPDFREPAPPLHILLGSGPLVRNQLKKGQRSRAVRQLGRPSFSIITPFFAHLDFFSHCAESVGNLLISGEIDFEWIIVNDDPSVPDRELLRRLPASIQSRTRVISDGKNHGITRALDRGIRSAGKMWAVLLDCDDLLEPNALAVLSESAIANPHCRYFTSLMSDIDESGKVLRKRMPGGDVEDLFEKGMIAGHLVAFRRDLYEELGGFDKRHSGVQDYDFALRVAAQEPITRIDNHLYRYRWHAKTQSISRLDRQARLADAVRTTFLRETLELSIPPSGRSPLPEAPSVFCVIRTQGHRMELLAAAIASVQNQAFPVTPCIVVHGDDEAVQFVRRHLPQTGFGAGSVQSPIVLHAPRTDLKRGYPCNVALEYLRAHADQFDLLCFLDDDDHILPSFAERLVLSMRLRGSDIAYGLSNALPKSGEPFPQHKLMPWVSILAANFIAFNSFIARVDAVLESGAAFRTDMHYLEDHHFLVQLIGAGLRASPLPEVVAEYRLLGDGNSDDKKHMEHFEFCRSAVNSLAASVAKGLRPEFFWDDVLCFPSEDRDAFGEWEIVHLRKACSLINPRGAFRD; from the coding sequence TTGGCTGAACGCATGGATCCGAAATTGAATGTACAGGACAGCCTCGCGCAGCTTTGGCGTGATCGGATAAACCTGCCCGCACAGCAAGCTGCAAAGGATGCGTTTGACCTCAAGGTAGAATTACTTCGCTACCAAGTCTCCGAGGGGCTTTCGGAAATTGCGAACCTGCAGGATGCGCTTGGCAAGAGTAATGAGCGCATAAGCGAACTGATCGCCCTCCAGCGCGACACAGCAAGAACGCTTTCCGAAAATGAGACGTCGGGGTCGATTGAAAGGCCGCAATCGGCTGAGACTGACCGTCTTGAAGCGCAGATGTCGGAAGTGCTGGCTGAACGCGACTCCTTTGCGGCAGCGATCACCGGCTACGATGCAGATCAGGCAGCCGCACGCGAGCGCATTCACAGGCTTGAAGCGCAGATCGTGGATACGCTGGTTGAACGCGACTCGCTCGCGGCATCGATAGCAAGCCGGGATGCCGAACTGGCGGCGGCACGTCAGCGCATTCAGATGCTGGAAACGGTATTGACGAGCGCCCTGCGCCGACCCTATTGGCCGGTCGGCGAGTACGTCAAACGCCGGCTTGCAATGATCGTTTCAGGGGTCTTGAAGCCCTTCTCCAAGCGTCATTACCAGCGCCTTCGCAATTCCGCGAAGAAGCGGGATCCACGGCGTTTTCTTTCGAATCGCGATGGCACGGTGGGGTTTGCTGTTCCACTGCAGCATCCTCAAGACTACCAAGAGCAAACCCGGAACATCATTGCCCGCTACTTTCCACCAGATTTCCGGGAGCCTGCGCCGCCCCTGCATATTCTGCTGGGCAGCGGCCCCCTCGTTCGAAATCAACTGAAGAAGGGCCAAAGATCGCGGGCGGTCCGTCAGCTTGGGCGCCCGAGCTTTTCAATCATCACGCCGTTTTTCGCGCATCTGGACTTTTTCTCTCATTGCGCAGAGAGTGTGGGAAATCTCTTGATTTCCGGTGAGATCGACTTTGAGTGGATCATTGTGAATGATGATCCGTCCGTCCCGGACCGTGAGTTGCTGCGGCGACTTCCTGCCAGCATTCAGTCGCGAACTCGGGTCATTTCGGACGGCAAGAACCATGGCATAACACGAGCGCTGGATCGTGGAATCAGAAGTGCGGGCAAGATGTGGGCGGTACTTCTTGATTGTGACGACCTTCTGGAGCCGAACGCTCTTGCCGTGCTTTCAGAGTCGGCGATCGCAAATCCGCATTGCCGTTACTTCACCTCGCTCATGTCGGATATCGACGAATCCGGAAAGGTGCTGCGCAAGCGGATGCCGGGCGGTGATGTGGAGGACCTGTTCGAGAAGGGCATGATTGCCGGCCATCTTGTTGCGTTCCGGCGGGACCTCTATGAGGAACTGGGCGGTTTCGATAAACGCCACTCGGGCGTCCAGGACTACGATTTTGCTCTCCGCGTGGCGGCACAGGAACCGATAACTCGCATCGACAACCATCTGTATCGCTATCGCTGGCACGCCAAGACGCAGTCTATCAGTCGGCTGGATCGCCAGGCGAGGCTTGCCGACGCTGTGCGTACGACGTTTCTGAGGGAGACTCTGGAACTCTCGATTCCGCCGTCGGGACGGTCGCCCTTGCCTGAAGCGCCATCGGTGTTCTGCGTCATTCGGACCCAGGGACACAGGATGGAGCTTCTGGCTGCGGCCATCGCTTCGGTCCAGAACCAGGCTTTTCCCGTGACGCCTTGTATCGTCGTTCATGGCGACGATGAAGCTGTTCAGTTTGTGCGCCGCCATCTCCCGCAGACTGGCTTCGGCGCCGGTTCCGTTCAGTCTCCCATCGTACTTCACGCGCCAAGAACAGATCTCAAGCGTGGTTACCCGTGCAACGTTGCGCTGGAGTACCTGAGGGCGCATGCGGATCAGTTCGATTTGCTGTGTTTTCTTGACGACGACGACCACATCCTTCCGAGCTTTGCAGAGCGCCTTGTGCTTTCGATGCGGTTGAGAGGCAGCGATATTGCCTATGGTCTGTCCAATGCGCTTCCCAAGAGCGGAGAGCCATTCCCGCAGCACAAGCTGATGCCATGGGTATCGATCCTTGCGGCGAACTTCATCGCATTCAACAGTTTCATTGCGCGTGTCGATGCCGTCCTTGAATCCGGCGCCGCGTTTCGCACCGACATGCATTACCTGGAGGATCACCACTTCCTGGTGCAGCTGATTGGTGCGGGCCTGCGCGCATCGCCACTCCCTGAGGTCGTGGCCGAATACCGCCTGCTGGGTGACGGCAACTCTGATGACAAGAAGCATATGGAGCACTTTGAGTTCTGCAGGTCAGCTGTGAACAGCCTCGCCGCAAGCGTCGCCAAAGGATTGCGACCGGAATTTTTCTGGGACGATGTGCTATGTTTTCCGTCCGAAGACAGGGACGCGTTTGGAGAGTGGGAAATCGTCCACTTGCGAAAGGCGTGTTCCCTGATCAACCCGAGGGGCGCGTTCCGTGACTGA
- a CDS encoding glycosyltransferase family 2 protein, whose translation MTELPSITVLLPVFLRSKSMDQVRLLREALTSVADQSYPGKLEVLLVDDGSPFPVQEFASDLGAAESLVRWMRLDRNQGIVGALNAGLSASKSDLIARLDADDRWLDGKLAAQVAQFLEDGDLSISATGMVRVDTSGKEIDRHIRPGDWAGILRFFIEGGCPFPHGSVVADRRVYRVLGGYPWSGVVRHCEDYALWGTWLRFFKPAMVEKAYYSYRVSDTSVSAEFARQQAEASQRVRRRFERVELTTVLPKMLPSLAEALGCSMFEAGVLAYRLWHFRASATVPEAAVGPLVAILPDRALTRVASAPAWRTVVGSPNVETSGIRQVSLRADSLGETA comes from the coding sequence GTGACTGAGCTTCCCTCGATTACCGTCCTACTGCCTGTGTTCTTAAGGTCCAAGTCGATGGACCAGGTCAGGCTTCTGCGCGAGGCCCTGACGTCGGTGGCAGATCAGTCCTATCCAGGCAAGCTCGAGGTCTTGCTCGTGGATGACGGAAGCCCCTTTCCCGTTCAGGAGTTTGCCAGCGATCTGGGCGCGGCGGAGTCGCTGGTGCGGTGGATGCGGCTTGACAGAAATCAGGGCATTGTCGGCGCCCTGAATGCCGGCCTGTCGGCCAGCAAGAGCGACCTCATTGCTCGACTGGATGCCGACGACCGGTGGCTGGACGGCAAGCTCGCAGCGCAGGTCGCACAGTTTCTTGAAGATGGGGACCTGAGCATCTCGGCGACCGGCATGGTTCGGGTGGACACGTCCGGCAAGGAGATAGACCGCCACATCCGGCCCGGTGACTGGGCTGGCATCCTCCGGTTCTTCATTGAAGGTGGTTGTCCGTTTCCCCACGGGAGCGTGGTCGCAGACCGCCGCGTCTACAGGGTTCTCGGTGGCTATCCCTGGTCTGGCGTTGTCAGACACTGCGAGGATTATGCGTTGTGGGGCACCTGGCTGCGCTTTTTCAAGCCGGCGATGGTCGAGAAGGCGTACTATTCCTACCGGGTCAGCGATACCTCTGTTTCTGCGGAGTTCGCCAGGCAGCAGGCCGAGGCGTCGCAGAGGGTTCGGCGGCGTTTCGAGAGGGTCGAACTGACAACCGTCTTGCCGAAGATGTTGCCATCCCTTGCAGAGGCACTCGGCTGCTCGATGTTCGAGGCGGGCGTTCTGGCCTATCGCTTGTGGCATTTCCGGGCCTCGGCGACCGTTCCCGAAGCTGCCGTCGGTCCCTTGGTGGCAATTCTTCCGGACCGTGCCTTGACGCGGGTCGCCAGTGCCCCGGCCTGGCGCACCGTGGTGGGTAGTCCGAATGTCGAAACTTCGGGGATTCGGCAGGTTTCGCTGCGGGCTGACAGCCTTGGCGAAACGGCCTGA
- a CDS encoding SDR family oxidoreductase — protein sequence MGRLAGKTVLVTAAGQGIGRASALAMHREGARVIATDINEGLLASLAAEGPEVRVLNVRDPSAIAETAAAVGTPDVLFNCAGFVANGTILDCTEEDWAFSIDLNLTAMFRMCRTFIPGMAARGGGSIINMASVASSVIAAPNRFVYGMTKAGVIGMTKAIAADFVTKGIRCNAICPGTVDTPSLNDRMAAGGDYEAARKAFLARQPTGKLARAEDIAGLVVFLASDEAAFVTGAIHVIDGGWSNT from the coding sequence GTGGGACGGCTGGCTGGCAAGACGGTTCTGGTGACGGCGGCGGGGCAGGGGATCGGGCGGGCTTCGGCCCTGGCGATGCACCGCGAAGGCGCGCGGGTCATCGCGACCGACATCAATGAGGGGCTTCTGGCATCGCTGGCTGCCGAGGGGCCGGAGGTCCGCGTTCTGAACGTGCGCGACCCTTCCGCCATTGCCGAGACGGCAGCGGCCGTGGGCACGCCGGACGTGCTGTTCAACTGCGCGGGCTTTGTGGCGAACGGCACGATTCTGGATTGCACCGAGGAGGACTGGGCCTTCTCGATCGACCTGAACCTGACCGCGATGTTCCGCATGTGCCGGACCTTCATTCCCGGCATGGCGGCGCGGGGCGGCGGGTCGATCATCAACATGGCATCGGTCGCCTCATCCGTGATCGCCGCGCCGAACCGGTTCGTCTATGGCATGACCAAGGCCGGGGTGATCGGCATGACCAAGGCGATTGCCGCCGACTTCGTGACCAAGGGCATCCGCTGCAATGCGATCTGCCCCGGCACGGTGGACACGCCGTCGCTGAACGACCGGATGGCGGCGGGCGGCGATTATGAGGCGGCACGCAAGGCGTTCCTGGCGCGGCAACCGACGGGCAAGCTGGCGCGGGCCGAGGACATTGCCGGGCTGGTCGTGTTCCTGGCCTCGGACGAGGCGGCCTTTGTCACCGGAGCGATCCACGTGATCGACGGCGGCTGGTCGAACACCTGA
- a CDS encoding endonuclease/exonuclease/phosphatase family protein: MSLASPLELIVASWNIHKGVGTDRKRDLHRTATVISELGADIVALQEADTRFGTRTGLLDLERLHRNTGLAPVPIPNGGPAHGWHGNVVLARDAELQDLRGIDLPGLEPRGALLVDLSILGRPLRVVAAHLGLLRSSRRAQAETLLREMTALDDRPTLLMGDLNEWREGWRSPFERLSTHLPQQPVVRSFPARMPALALDRIMACNRGELTDLVAHDTALARRASDHLPIRARLLLP; encoded by the coding sequence ATGTCTTTGGCCTCTCCCCTGGAACTGATCGTTGCCTCGTGGAACATCCACAAGGGCGTTGGAACCGACCGGAAACGCGACCTGCACAGGACCGCGACCGTGATCAGCGAACTGGGCGCGGATATCGTGGCGCTGCAGGAGGCGGACACACGGTTCGGCACGCGCACCGGCCTTCTGGATCTGGAGCGGCTGCATCGCAACACAGGATTGGCGCCGGTGCCGATCCCGAACGGCGGGCCGGCGCATGGCTGGCATGGCAATGTGGTGCTGGCGCGGGATGCCGAGCTGCAAGACCTGCGCGGCATCGACCTGCCGGGGCTGGAGCCGCGCGGCGCGCTTCTGGTGGATCTGTCGATCCTGGGGCGGCCCCTGCGGGTTGTGGCGGCGCATCTTGGGCTGTTGCGCAGTTCGCGGCGGGCGCAGGCCGAGACCTTGCTGCGCGAGATGACCGCGCTGGACGACCGGCCCACCCTTCTGATGGGCGACCTGAACGAATGGCGCGAGGGCTGGCGGTCGCCGTTCGAAAGGCTTTCGACGCATCTTCCGCAGCAGCCCGTGGTGCGCAGCTTTCCGGCGCGGATGCCGGCGCTGGCGCTGGACCGGATCATGGCCTGCAACCGGGGCGAGCTGACCGACCTTGTTGCGCATGACACGGCGCTGGCGCGGCGCGCTTCGGACCATCTGCCGATCCGGGCGCGGCTTCTGTTGCCCTGA
- the cls gene encoding cardiolipin synthase has translation MSFAAVLALGHVGVQALLVIRALLRPHREPASRLAWIVVILALPVMGIVAYVLVGETRVGRKRVERRARVQAALPGFDTVPGAAAAVAKADTHERHRPLFKVGQSISGFPVTGGNTGRLLDEGDAVIDALVADIDAATRHVHLLFYIWLPDRNGTRVAEALIRAAGRGVTVRAMADDLGSRSLLKHPLWAQMRQAGVRQARALEVGNPLWRAITGRIDLRNHRKIVVIDNRITYCGSQNCADPEFLPKAKYGPWVDAVMRFEGPVVRQNQILFAADWMSEVDEDLAPLLTEPLEAPAPGGFTAQVIAEGPTDRPSAAPEMFASLLWAARREAIVTTPYYVPVDSLQSALRAAANRGVQVTLILPARNDDFAVGAAARSYYADLLEAGVKIWEFKPGLLHTKSLTVDGEVTLIGSANMDCRSFSLNFENNILLCDPDLTQAMRARQMQYLGQSLRVTAREVSLWPWYRRLWNNGLGLIGPVL, from the coding sequence GTGAGTTTCGCCGCTGTCCTTGCCTTGGGGCATGTCGGTGTGCAGGCGCTTCTGGTGATCCGGGCGCTGCTGCGGCCGCATCGTGAGCCGGCCTCACGCCTTGCCTGGATCGTGGTGATCCTGGCGCTGCCGGTCATGGGGATCGTCGCCTATGTGCTGGTTGGGGAGACCCGGGTGGGCCGCAAGCGGGTGGAGCGTCGGGCCAGGGTCCAGGCCGCCCTGCCGGGGTTCGACACGGTGCCGGGCGCGGCGGCGGCCGTGGCAAAGGCGGACACCCACGAACGCCACCGGCCATTGTTCAAGGTGGGCCAGTCGATCAGCGGCTTTCCCGTGACCGGGGGCAATACCGGCCGGCTGCTGGACGAGGGCGATGCGGTGATCGACGCGCTGGTGGCCGACATCGACGCGGCGACACGGCATGTGCACCTGCTGTTCTACATCTGGCTGCCCGACCGCAACGGCACGCGGGTGGCCGAGGCGCTGATCCGCGCGGCGGGGCGGGGCGTCACGGTGCGGGCGATGGCCGATGACCTGGGGTCTCGCAGCCTGCTGAAACACCCGCTGTGGGCGCAGATGCGGCAGGCCGGCGTTCGGCAGGCGCGGGCGCTGGAGGTCGGCAACCCGCTGTGGCGGGCGATCACCGGGCGGATCGACCTGCGCAATCACCGCAAGATCGTGGTGATCGACAATCGCATCACCTATTGCGGCAGCCAGAATTGCGCGGACCCCGAATTCCTGCCCAAGGCGAAATACGGCCCCTGGGTCGATGCGGTGATGCGGTTCGAGGGTCCGGTGGTCCGGCAGAACCAGATCCTGTTCGCCGCCGACTGGATGAGCGAGGTGGACGAGGATCTTGCGCCGCTTCTGACCGAGCCGCTGGAGGCCCCGGCGCCGGGTGGCTTTACCGCCCAGGTCATAGCCGAGGGGCCGACCGACCGGCCCTCTGCCGCGCCGGAGATGTTCGCCTCGCTTCTGTGGGCGGCGCGGCGCGAAGCCATCGTCACCACGCCCTATTACGTTCCGGTGGACTCGCTGCAGTCTGCCCTGCGCGCGGCGGCCAACCGCGGGGTGCAGGTGACGCTGATCCTGCCGGCGCGGAACGACGATTTTGCGGTGGGCGCGGCCGCGCGCAGCTATTATGCCGATCTTCTGGAAGCCGGCGTGAAGATATGGGAGTTCAAGCCGGGCCTTCTGCATACCAAATCGCTGACGGTGGATGGCGAGGTGACTCTGATCGGATCGGCCAACATGGATTGCCGCAGCTTTTCGCTGAACTTCGAGAACAACATTCTGCTGTGCGACCCCGACCTGACCCAGGCGATGCGGGCGCGGCAGATGCAGTACCTGGGCCAGAGTCTGCGCGTGACAGCGCGGGAGGTGTCGCTCTGGCCGTGGTACCGGCGGTTGTGGAACAACGGTCTTGGCCTGATCGGGCCGGTGCTGTGA
- a CDS encoding lytic transglycosylase domain-containing protein: MAEEARAQGVGQAGIAALMNSSYSKATISADRNQKSFKYTLDKFMQVRGADAIVKQGRARKAKNPKFYAALEQTYGVPAGVIIAIHGMETGFGNFMGDTNVVSAIATLSYDCRRSDFFTPHLVAALVLVDRGSISPSSVGAKHGELGHTQFLPGNALAYGVDANGDGKVDLSNQADALSSTANYLRQKGWQPGLGYQEGEPNFAVIKEWNAATVYQQAIAIMGARIDG; encoded by the coding sequence ATGGCCGAAGAAGCCCGCGCGCAGGGCGTGGGCCAGGCCGGAATCGCGGCGTTGATGAACAGCAGCTATTCCAAGGCCACCATCTCTGCCGACCGCAACCAGAAGAGCTTCAAGTACACGCTCGACAAGTTCATGCAGGTCCGCGGCGCCGATGCCATCGTCAAGCAGGGCCGCGCGCGCAAGGCCAAGAACCCCAAGTTCTATGCCGCGCTGGAACAGACCTACGGCGTGCCCGCAGGCGTCATCATCGCCATCCACGGCATGGAAACCGGCTTCGGCAATTTCATGGGCGACACCAATGTCGTCTCGGCCATCGCCACCCTGTCCTACGACTGCCGGCGGTCGGACTTCTTCACCCCCCATCTCGTCGCGGCCCTGGTCCTGGTGGACCGCGGCTCGATCAGCCCGTCCTCCGTCGGGGCCAAGCATGGCGAGTTGGGCCACACCCAGTTCCTGCCCGGAAATGCGCTGGCCTATGGCGTGGATGCCAACGGCGACGGCAAGGTGGATCTCTCCAACCAGGCCGACGCGCTGTCTTCCACCGCCAACTACCTGCGCCAGAAGGGCTGGCAACCCGGCCTCGGCTACCAGGAGGGCGAGCCCAACTTCGCCGTCATCAAGGAATGGAACGCGGCCACCGTCTACCAGCAGGCCATCGCCATCATGGGCGCCCGCATCGACGGCTGA
- a CDS encoding DUF1513 domain-containing protein yields MATRRGFLAGLAAAALPRLSWADAGSPAFLAAAKLGEGYVLCGLDAAGGERFRLDLPARGHAAAAHPVRPEAVAFARRPGTYALVIDCARGEVVARLTPPEGRQFNGHGVFSADGALLYTSEVVAEGSAGRLGLWETAGWRRIGEVDTGGVGPHDVKRRADGGLVVANGGIETDPGDRTKLNIETMAPNLAYLSADGALEEVVALDAELHQASIRHLALAPDGTVAFAMQWEGDPAEAVPLLGLHRRGGAPVLSPDYETVFYRMKGYAGSIALEAGTGRVALTSPPGGVVQLYGPDAAPLATLARADASGVAVAEGGFVLTDGNGGISRIAGNELRPLAKDDLAWDNHLVAV; encoded by the coding sequence ATGGCGACGCGGCGCGGATTCCTGGCGGGGCTGGCCGCGGCGGCTCTGCCGCGGCTGAGCTGGGCCGATGCGGGCAGCCCGGCCTTCCTTGCGGCGGCGAAGCTGGGCGAGGGCTATGTGCTGTGCGGGCTGGACGCGGCGGGGGGCGAGCGGTTCCGCCTGGACCTGCCGGCGCGGGGCCATGCGGCGGCGGCCCATCCGGTGCGGCCCGAGGCGGTGGCCTTTGCGCGGCGGCCGGGGACCTATGCGCTGGTGATCGACTGCGCGCGGGGCGAGGTCGTGGCGCGGCTGACCCCTCCCGAAGGGCGGCAGTTCAACGGTCACGGCGTGTTTTCCGCCGATGGCGCTTTGCTTTACACCTCGGAAGTGGTGGCCGAGGGATCGGCGGGGCGGCTTGGCCTGTGGGAGACGGCGGGCTGGCGGCGCATCGGCGAAGTGGACACGGGCGGCGTCGGACCGCATGACGTGAAGCGGCGGGCCGATGGTGGCCTGGTGGTGGCCAATGGCGGGATCGAGACCGATCCGGGCGACCGCACCAAGCTGAACATCGAGACGATGGCGCCGAACCTGGCCTATCTGTCGGCGGACGGCGCCTTGGAGGAGGTGGTGGCGCTGGATGCCGAACTGCACCAGGCCTCGATCCGCCACCTGGCGCTGGCGCCCGATGGCACGGTGGCCTTTGCGATGCAGTGGGAGGGCGATCCGGCCGAGGCGGTGCCGCTTCTGGGGCTGCACCGGCGGGGGGGCGCGCCCGTGCTGTCGCCGGATTACGAGACGGTGTTCTACCGCATGAAGGGCTATGCCGGCTCGATCGCGCTGGAGGCGGGGACGGGCCGGGTGGCGCTGACCTCGCCGCCGGGGGGCGTGGTGCAGCTGTACGGGCCGGACGCGGCGCCGCTCGCCACGCTGGCGCGGGCCGATGCCAGCGGCGTGGCGGTGGCGGAGGGGGGCTTCGTGCTGACCGACGGCAATGGCGGGATCAGCCGGATCGCCGGGAATGAGCTGCGGCCCCTGGCGAAGGACGACCTTGCCTGGGACAATCACCTGGTGGCGGTGTGA
- a CDS encoding imelysin family protein produces MRHLVLCLLALMPLPATAGVREAVEAQILPGYAGFAEAADRLAVAAAADCSPEALRPDWNAAFDAWLRVGFLHLGPGEDSGRTLAIAFWPDPKGIGAKQQAGLIRTGDVAVLEPSAFAMQSVAVRGLFALERLLYPAPDDPAAAGGDYVCALTRATAADLARMANGILSDWRDGYADVLLTAGEPGNETYLTEAEAAQALYTQLITGLEFVKDQRLGRPLGTFDAPKPERAEARASGRSLRNVDLSLEAMRDFSLALAPKSPDTEAAFASALAVAEALEDPVLAGVGEPDGRLKVEILQQHVTTIVDAAVSEVGPALGVDVGFNAADGD; encoded by the coding sequence ATGCGCCACCTTGTCCTTTGTCTTCTGGCCCTGATGCCGCTGCCCGCCACGGCGGGCGTGCGCGAGGCGGTCGAGGCGCAGATCCTGCCGGGCTATGCCGGCTTTGCCGAAGCGGCCGACCGGCTGGCGGTGGCTGCGGCGGCCGATTGTTCGCCCGAGGCGCTGCGCCCGGACTGGAACGCGGCCTTCGATGCCTGGTTGCGGGTGGGGTTCCTGCATCTGGGGCCGGGCGAGGACTCGGGCCGGACGCTGGCCATTGCCTTCTGGCCCGATCCCAAGGGGATTGGCGCCAAGCAGCAGGCGGGGCTGATCCGCACCGGGGACGTTGCGGTGCTGGAGCCTTCGGCCTTTGCCATGCAATCGGTGGCGGTGCGGGGGCTGTTCGCCCTGGAACGGCTGCTTTACCCCGCGCCGGACGATCCGGCGGCGGCGGGCGGCGATTATGTCTGCGCGCTGACGCGGGCCACGGCGGCGGATCTGGCGCGCATGGCGAACGGCATCCTGTCGGACTGGAGGGACGGCTATGCCGACGTGCTGCTGACCGCGGGCGAGCCGGGCAACGAGACCTACCTGACCGAGGCCGAGGCGGCGCAGGCGCTGTACACGCAGCTGATCACGGGGCTGGAGTTCGTGAAGGACCAGCGGCTTGGCCGGCCGCTTGGCACATTCGACGCGCCAAAGCCGGAGCGGGCCGAGGCGCGGGCCTCGGGCCGGTCCTTGCGCAATGTGGATCTGTCGCTGGAGGCGATGCGCGACTTCTCGCTGGCTCTGGCGCCGAAGTCGCCCGACACCGAGGCGGCCTTCGCCTCGGCGCTGGCGGTGGCCGAGGCGTTGGAGGATCCGGTGCTGGCCGGGGTGGGCGAGCCTGACGGACGGCTGAAGGTGGAGATCCTGCAGCAGCATGTCACCACCATCGTGGACGCGGCGGTGTCCGAGGTGGGACCGGCGCTTGGGGTGGATGTGGGCTTCAACGCGGCGGACGGGGACTGA
- a CDS encoding di-heme oxidoreductase family protein, translated as MWRPIVMGSLILGLPALAQDPAAGMAEPYRDAIPRSAAEVQRIAAVAAPTGTFSAAEPFEAMPGGAATGPAVQDMNAFSHPSANLAGPKEMDFHLGNALFRKLWVASPASTLGSDGLGPLYNARSCENCHLRDGRGHPPEGPEDGRVSMVMRLSIPGVAGSGPEAIAGWLATLNEPVYGGQLQDFAAPGQAAEGRWSVSYRDVPVTLADGTVVTLRAPDYTLSDLAFGPLAEGAMLSPRVAPPMIGLGLLEAIPAADILAHADPEDTDGDGISGRPAVVMSPETGAAMLGRFGWKGGAASLRDQTAAAFAMDMGLSTDLHPAPWGDCTEAQAACRAAPDGQEPGIRDGLEVDRESLDLVTFYARNLAVPGRADAGEAEVLRGKAAFYGAGCPACHVPKFVTARLDGEPERSFQLIWPYSDLLLHDMGPGLADNRPEGRATGQEWRTPPLWGLGSTAAVGDGTATYLHDGRARDLSEAILWHGGEASAARDAFAAMPAPDRQALITFLESL; from the coding sequence ATGTGGCGCCCCATCGTGATGGGATCCTTGATCCTTGGCCTGCCGGCCCTTGCGCAGGACCCTGCGGCAGGGATGGCAGAGCCTTACCGCGATGCTATCCCGCGCTCTGCGGCAGAGGTGCAGCGCATCGCCGCAGTGGCGGCCCCGACCGGCACGTTCAGCGCCGCCGAGCCCTTCGAGGCGATGCCGGGTGGGGCCGCGACCGGCCCTGCGGTGCAGGACATGAACGCCTTTTCGCACCCTTCGGCCAATCTGGCCGGGCCGAAAGAGATGGATTTCCATCTGGGCAACGCGCTGTTCCGCAAGCTGTGGGTCGCTTCGCCTGCCTCGACGCTCGGGTCGGACGGGCTGGGGCCGCTCTACAACGCGCGCAGCTGCGAGAACTGCCACCTGCGCGACGGGCGCGGCCATCCGCCCGAAGGGCCGGAGGATGGCCGCGTTTCGATGGTGATGCGCCTGTCGATTCCGGGGGTGGCAGGCTCTGGGCCGGAGGCGATTGCCGGTTGGCTGGCCACGCTGAACGAGCCGGTCTATGGCGGGCAGTTGCAGGATTTCGCCGCGCCGGGGCAGGCGGCAGAGGGGCGCTGGTCGGTGTCCTACCGCGACGTGCCGGTGACGCTGGCCGATGGGACGGTGGTGACGTTGCGGGCGCCGGACTACACGCTGTCGGACCTGGCCTTCGGGCCGCTGGCCGAAGGGGCGATGTTGTCGCCACGGGTGGCGCCGCCGATGATCGGACTTGGGCTCCTGGAGGCGATTCCTGCGGCGGACATCCTGGCCCATGCCGACCCGGAGGACACCGATGGGGATGGCATATCGGGAAGGCCCGCCGTGGTGATGTCGCCGGAAACGGGAGCAGCGATGCTGGGACGGTTTGGCTGGAAGGGCGGGGCGGCGAGCCTGCGGGACCAGACGGCGGCAGCTTTCGCAATGGACATGGGCCTTTCGACCGACCTGCACCCCGCGCCCTGGGGCGATTGCACGGAGGCCCAGGCAGCCTGCCGCGCCGCGCCAGACGGGCAGGAGCCGGGCATCCGCGACGGGCTGGAGGTGGACCGGGAGAGCCTGGACCTTGTGACCTTCTATGCGCGCAACCTGGCGGTGCCGGGCCGGGCGGATGCGGGCGAGGCCGAGGTTCTGCGCGGCAAGGCGGCCTTCTATGGCGCGGGTTGCCCGGCCTGCCATGTGCCGAAGTTCGTCACCGCCCGGCTGGACGGGGAGCCGGAGCGGAGCTTTCAGCTGATCTGGCCCTACAGCGACCTGCTCTTGCACGACATGGGGCCGGGGCTGGCCGACAATCGGCCCGAGGGCCGCGCCACGGGCCAGGAATGGCGCACCCCACCCCTGTGGGGGCTTGGATCGACCGCGGCTGTCGGGGACGGAACGGCCACATATCTGCACGATGGCCGCGCCCGTGATCTTTCTGAAGCAATCCTGTGGCATGGCGGCGAGGCCAGCGCGGCCCGCGATGCCTTTGCCGCGATGCCTGCCCCGGATCGGCAGGCCCTGATCACCTTTCTGGAGTCGCTTTGA